A window from Aliamphritea hakodatensis encodes these proteins:
- a CDS encoding phosphate/phosphite/phosphonate ABC transporter substrate-binding protein: MIARLPMYDWPELQDQHAAVWQHLAGVLREDLAAEITVPETLTGGGDLVQQWCSPDLLIGQTCGLPFAQGLYKQTSLLGSPVYRLEGCGAGEYNSVIVAAPGVNADTVCLSGCRLAEPSVPLRAAVNATDSQSGFSALLYSLAAESLGSFSVSGSHRRSVQMLAAGEADIATIDAVSWALAQRYEPAAETLQVIGFSEPTPCLPMISGVSGYAGEIRQSLMRGIATLDESLKADLLLDGLVERNVSDYLFLSPRLTGAMQKHGLTEVSVPATA; the protein is encoded by the coding sequence ATGATTGCCCGCTTACCTATGTATGACTGGCCGGAACTGCAGGACCAGCATGCCGCTGTGTGGCAGCATCTGGCTGGGGTATTGCGGGAGGATCTTGCCGCTGAAATTACTGTACCTGAGACACTGACCGGGGGCGGTGACCTTGTGCAGCAATGGTGTTCACCGGATTTACTGATCGGACAAACCTGTGGATTACCCTTTGCGCAGGGGCTGTATAAGCAGACCTCTTTACTGGGCAGTCCCGTTTACCGGTTGGAAGGTTGCGGTGCAGGGGAGTACAACAGCGTGATAGTGGCAGCGCCGGGGGTGAATGCCGATACTGTTTGTCTCAGTGGTTGCAGGCTTGCAGAGCCTTCGGTGCCGCTGCGGGCCGCAGTGAACGCAACGGATTCTCAGTCGGGTTTTTCTGCGCTGCTTTACAGCCTTGCTGCTGAATCTCTGGGGAGTTTCAGTGTTTCCGGCAGCCACCGCCGTTCAGTGCAGATGCTGGCAGCAGGAGAGGCAGATATCGCGACAATAGACGCAGTGAGCTGGGCGCTGGCACAGCGTTATGAGCCGGCAGCGGAAACCTTGCAGGTGATAGGTTTCAGTGAGCCGACGCCCTGTCTGCCGATGATCAGCGGAGTCAGCGGCTATGCCGGAGAGATCCGCCAGAGCCTGATGCGGGGGATTGCAACGCTGGATGAATCTCTGAAAGCAGATTTGCTTTTGGACGGGCTGGTGGAGCGAAATGTTTCCGACTATCTGTTTCTGTCGCCCCGGCTGACCGGGGCGATGCAGAAACATGGTCTGACAGAGGTTAGCGTTCCAGCAACGGCTTAA